A stretch of Cicer arietinum cultivar CDC Frontier isolate Library 1 chromosome 5, Cicar.CDCFrontier_v2.0, whole genome shotgun sequence DNA encodes these proteins:
- the LOC101499386 gene encoding E3 ubiquitin-protein ligase ATL23 gives MIDSVLLALFLPCIGMSAIFALYMCLLCYATSHHRSDLNPPLKPVTEKGLSPLELEHLPKITGKELVASTECAVCLDEIVNEQPARLVPGCNHAFHLQCADTWLSKHPFCPLCRTKLDHQILNSDSPC, from the coding sequence ATGATTGATTCCGTTCTTTTGGCGCTTTTTCTTCCTTGTATAGGCATGAGTGCTATCTTCGCTCTCTATATGTGCCTTCTCTGCTACGCCACTTCACATCACCGTTCTGATTTAAATCCACCGTTGAAACCGGTCACTGAAAAAGGTCTTTCTCCTTTGGAACTTGAACACCTTCCCAAAATTACCGGTAAAGAATTGGTTGCGTCCACCGAATGCGCCGTTTGCCTCGATGAAATCGTTAATGAACAACCGGCTCGTCTGGTTCCCGGTTGTAACCATGCCTTTCATCTTCAATGTGCTGACACGTGGCTTTCCAAACACCCGTTCTGTCCTCTTTGTAGAACCAAGCTCGACCATCAGATTCTCAACTCTGATAGTCCATGCTGA